The following are encoded together in the Gemmatimonadaceae bacterium genome:
- the nadD gene encoding nicotinate (nicotinamide) nucleotide adenylyltransferase, giving the protein MRTTAASGDGRAEALTTVRLGLFGGTFDPPHVGHLLAASDAYDALHLTRVVFIPAASQPLKQGVVAASPSERLAMLRLLVGEDARFEVDPIEIDRGGLSYTVDTLEAYAARHPAVERILLIGEDLAEQIATWHRSERIADLARVIVLSRGRDAVASDARGSKSALPVERVSTRRVDVSSSEIRARVRAGLSLRGFVTEAVADYIRAAALYR; this is encoded by the coding sequence GTGCGGACCACCGCCGCATCCGGCGACGGTCGCGCCGAAGCCCTGACCACGGTGCGACTGGGGCTCTTCGGCGGGACGTTCGATCCGCCCCACGTTGGGCATCTCCTTGCCGCGAGCGACGCGTACGACGCGCTGCACCTGACCCGGGTCGTGTTCATTCCGGCAGCGAGCCAGCCGCTCAAGCAGGGCGTGGTGGCGGCATCGCCGTCCGAGCGACTGGCCATGCTGCGGCTCCTCGTGGGAGAGGACGCGCGATTCGAGGTCGATCCGATCGAAATCGACCGGGGCGGGTTATCTTACACGGTTGACACGTTGGAGGCGTATGCAGCCCGGCACCCGGCGGTCGAGCGCATCCTGCTGATCGGCGAGGATCTCGCGGAGCAGATCGCCACATGGCATCGGTCGGAGCGCATTGCCGATCTGGCGCGGGTCATCGTGCTCTCGCGCGGGAGAGACGCCGTGGCGTCCGATGCGCGCGGCTCTAAATCGGCACTGCCGGTAGAGCGAGTGTCGACGCGTCGCGTGGATGTGTCATCGAGCGAGATTCGCGCGCGCGTCCGCGCGGGACTGTCGCTTCGCGGGTTCGTGACTGAAGCAGTCGCCGACTACATTCGGGCGGCGGCGCTGTACCGATAG
- the bamD gene encoding outer membrane protein assembly factor BamD, giving the protein MVALAGLAACHRHPFIPASFPSKEALFQASLQQLKLHHWGNAENGFEKLTTDLPARDPLLPAAFYYLGEAHTGQKEYILAAQAYSRVPESFPEDTLAGPATFKTGISYAKLWRKPSLDPDYGQTAITTLQSFIAAYPDSPLKPRAQKEIDRLTEWLAIKNYDTGMFYYRRKAYDPAIIYFNDVERLYPTTQHAKLALIQLVKSYKQIKYPEEVAQTCATLYQKYPRDPDVKTTCGPPPHPATVAPKP; this is encoded by the coding sequence TTGGTCGCTCTCGCCGGCCTCGCTGCTTGTCACCGGCATCCGTTCATCCCGGCAAGCTTTCCCTCGAAGGAGGCGCTGTTCCAAGCGTCTCTGCAGCAGCTCAAGCTGCATCACTGGGGCAACGCGGAAAACGGATTCGAGAAGCTGACCACGGATCTGCCCGCGCGCGATCCGCTACTGCCCGCAGCCTTCTACTATCTTGGCGAGGCGCACACCGGGCAGAAGGAGTACATCCTGGCGGCGCAGGCGTATTCCCGCGTGCCGGAGAGCTTCCCGGAAGACACGCTCGCGGGACCGGCGACGTTCAAGACCGGCATCTCGTACGCGAAGTTGTGGCGCAAGCCATCCCTGGACCCGGACTACGGACAGACGGCCATCACGACGCTGCAGAGCTTCATCGCGGCGTACCCGGATTCGCCGCTCAAGCCGCGGGCGCAGAAGGAGATCGACCGCCTAACGGAGTGGCTGGCGATCAAGAACTACGACACCGGCATGTTCTATTATCGGCGGAAGGCGTACGATCCGGCGATCATCTACTTCAACGATGTCGAGCGCTTGTATCCGACGACGCAGCACGCGAAGCTGGCGCTCATCCAGCTGGTCAAATCGTACAAGCAGATCAAGTATCCGGAAGAAGTCGCGCAGACGTGTGCCACGCTCTACCAGAAATATCCGCGCGACCCGGATGTAAAGACGACGTGCGGACCACCGCCGCATCCGGCGACGGTCGCGCCGAAGCCCTGA